In the Malaclemys terrapin pileata isolate rMalTer1 chromosome 3, rMalTer1.hap1, whole genome shotgun sequence genome, atgaagtGCTAATGAAATAGCCAACATGTGAAGATTTGATGACCTCTATAGGCATGCCAGATCTCAGCAGCAATCTGGAAAATTTTACAGTAGGTCACTTACCATACAGTGCATTCTTTGATGGGGAATACACAAAGGCTAAGGTGTAGAGATAGAAGTTGAGTAAACCATAGAATGATAAGAATTCTGCTGGTAATAATAGTCAAGGATATTACACAGTACAGCTAAGTACATATTAATTTTGAATAAACCAAACATTAGGCAGGATTCTCCCCGCAACAACATTTTTGGGAAAGCTTGATGACTTTTGCCCAGCACTTCCAAAGTATGAAGAGTATTAACTGTGTACTGTTAAAAAAGTTTTGGGACACTGATGTTTAGTTTGGCATTGTCTTAGATTAAGTTaactgggtgggagggaggagtgacTGCAATCAGATAGAACACTATGACATGGTGGGGCTGTTCCCCTTGTTTTTAAGGTACCCCATTAAAGTTCTCTATTTTAGTTTCCACTAGTTATAGAAAAGTTCAGCAGTCATTTTCTAGAGGATATTGGGCACTTCCGGTCACACAGCCAGTTTCAGAATCTACAGAGAACTGTACTCCAGTGGTTTGAGTTGCAGATCAGAAATACAAGTCTAAtcctggctccaacacagacACCAGCTGGCAACATCTGGAAAAttggcttccccatctgtaaaatttaaTGTATCTAAAAAAACTGTACTTTATAATGAATGAGATGGAGCCAACTGCTTGACTATCAAATTAGTactgtgcaaatgctgtttctaaACCAGCAGTTTTGGGAATATCTCCCACTGGTGGAAACTCTAGAGTAGACTAGCTTTGCTTCCACCTTCCCCACCCAACCTTACTCCCATATGCCCTCTCTCGGTTATCTAGACCTGCACTGAATGGGTCTAAACAACATGGTAGTAAACATGCTAGTGACAAGTCTTTCATAATACTCCAGCTGTCACTACACCAGAGGAGCTGTACCACAACAAATGGAGATTTCCCCAAAATTGCCAGCATAGACAAGATTGAACTGTAGCAAGATATGCATGAACACTCTTCAGTTGTACCATGATCCTGCAATAATATTTTCCTTCTGTATTGGAAACTCAGCCCTGAACTGGAAAATGTAAGATGGCAGTTTGCAGAACTACTTCCTACCTCCTCCAATTACGCAGCCCATCATACTTTTAAGTGAATTTAATAACTATGCCAATTTGCAGACATCGGCTAGCTACAGAATATGGTCAGCATAGGCAGCATCCATGTAAATTACCCCCCAGTGTCCTTCCAATATGACTCGGCCCTGCTCTGAAGGGATAACCTACTACACATATATGGGAAAGAAACTTGTCCTGTCTTCGTGCACATTCCAGAGTGCCAATTATGGCTGTGGATTTTGTGACGTGGACAGCTGTTCAGAGAGTTGGATTGAAACCAACACATTAATTTGGCAGCCATCATGAATAACCATCAGAAAATAACAATTTGCAGTCACTACCAACCCGggttggatttgaactggtgatctAGTGGTGAAAGACAACTGCTGAGCCATCGTCTCTGTACATTCACTTAACTGAAACAAGTTACCAATATTCCTAAATGACTGGAAGCCACAATGGAAGGATATAATTCTGATAATGAGTTGAAAGCTCAGCTACGAAGTTGTCCTGTAGAACTCGTGCTCCAAAGCGTAGATAAAGTATAACAATGCTGTGGGAGGCAAGACAGACACTGTGGCTATATGCACTGAACTGTAACAACATTTGATGAGGTGAGTAATGGGGAAGGGGTAAGAACAGAGTTATAAGAAAAAATAGCACTTTGTCTTATACTAATGTGACAAATCTATTCAGCTATTTATTCTAAGAGACATTTGATTTCACACTCTTAATTTCAAAAAACATTCTGAATTAGAAGTCAGTCAGTCGAAGGATGGGAAAATTTAACTTATTTTTTCCTGGGTTTCCCATAAAGCACAATCCACAAAAGTCAGCAATGATTTGaccctacagtgatggaaggtgTGTATTAGAACCTAGTTTAGAAAAACAACATTGACAACTCACCCCAATCTTTGATTTCACATTCTGTCAggatcccaactatacatataaaatgatggggtctaaataagctgttaccactcaagaaagctaCCTTGAattcattgtggataattctctgaaaacactcacttaatatgcagcggcagtcaaaaaagtgaacagaatgttgggaatcattaagaaagggatagataagacagaaaataccatattgcctctatataaatccatggtacgcccacatcttgaatactgcgaaCAGATGTGGTTACCCCATCTCAGAAAGATATCtctgaattggaaaaggttcagaaaagggcaacaaaaatgattagggatatggaatagcttctgtatgaggagagattaataaaactgggacttttcagcttggaaaagagatgactaagtggggatatgatagaggtctataaaatcatgactggtgtgaagaaagtaaataagtaagtgttatttactcctccttataaacacaagaagtaggggtcaccaaatgaaattaataggcagcaggtttaaaacaaacaaaaggaagtatttcttcacacaacgcacaatcaacctgtggaactctttgcctgaggatgttgtgaaggccaagactataacagggttcaaaaaagaactagataaattcatggaggataggtccatcaatggttattagccaggatgggcagggatggtgtccctagcttctgtttgcaagaagctgggaatgagttacagggaatggatcatttgatgattacctgttcattccctctggggcacctggcattggctactgtcagaagacaggatattgggctaggcagacctttggtctgacgcagtatggccgttcttatgttctgtggAGAAATAGAACGGGGGGGCCTTCTTTTAGTAGCCAaagctgtgaatctgaaggccccaaaataaaccctccaacagagatctgttatgctgacTGCCCTTACACAGAGCAGTACAGGCCTAAGTCTGTGCAAGACTGAACAACACGGTTctctgccaaactcggtcaagggtaatggccagaagagggggcgggggggaagaaaaACACAGAACAATGCTAAAGGTTACAACAGAAACTGCTTTAGCAATATAATAACCGCAAGTTTATGAAACCGCTGGAAAAATAGAATATCCGCTTACATTAAGAAATTGCCTTTGCAAAGAGCTATTCATTCTTGCAGTTGCAGCTATCTGCAAAGTTTTCcaattccagctatctgcaaaattaGCTAATCATAGATCTTCTTTTAGCATCCCCTGATAAAATCCCCTTAACCGAAAAGccccggaaaataacatgtgcCTTGCCGAGAAAGGTAtccaaactggtgccaagtaccacccctggggaaaaccaccaagcgccctgctacccaaataaacacccaGCTCATGGGAAATAATGAGGAGGGTaccgggtggaggaggggggggctgacccccaaccccaatttcttaactcatgatgtattgtttgtactttgcttgtggtttaatgaaataaaaacccgccTGCGAGCGGTCCTCGGTGTGTTAGTCTTCGGACTGCAtcccagtgcactggtatgtatgtcaataaactggcctcaggcttgaatCATTGAACTAAAATCActgcgtgggtgtctttgaccacaacAGTTCAGCACATGAAACTCCACAGAAGGTGAATGCTGCCTTGCAGATAATTCTGCAGGGTGGACTTCTCTCTGGTAGATACATGTCCATAACTACAGTCTGATCAATGTGATGGTGGTAGTAGTGGACAGTTCACTCTAAATACCTCACAAAAGGAGGTTACAGAGCAAGAGGTGCTCACCAGAGGGCAGATTAGCAAACCACTCCTGGTTATAGGCAGCGACCACAATACTGCTTTAGAAAAAATTGATTTACAGGGGCAACCACAATGTGGGCTGCATTGGCAGCTTGCCAGGACCCAAAAGGTTTTACCTAATTTACATAAGAGTGAAGTCGATTGCAGCTGCCCCCATTTTAATATAGAGGTGTGCCTCATGGATATTACAAGTCCCAACATGAAATGCTCCCTCTTGTTCTGATGACCCTCACAGACTGACGCATACCAGGTCTTCTCACCGCTGAGGGCTGCATCTCCAGGATGAAAATAAATGCAGCCACAAGCAATAGTATAGAAATTGGTGACCTATATTTAGCCCTTGGCTGCCTCAGATTTAATCAGAGTGGATACCATCTCTTTCCAAGGTCTAACACCAAATCTGTCCCAAAACAGGTTCAGTCTCCTCTTAACTGTTGATGCTGTAAACCACATTTGCTTAGTCTGTTCTAGACGGAAACAGTTTTCCCTCTGATAAGAATATTCTAGATATACCACTTAAGTTTAGAGTAATAGCTCCTTGCTTTCAAACACCGTTCATAATGACATCATCAACCCCATTAGCTGAATGGAACAATCCCATATGTTTACGGTTCTTATACACATTCCCCTTTTGCAACATTTTAAGGCTGCCATAAAAGAGCAACATAAGTCAATCTACATTTTTTCCAAAAGGCAAACCATTTTCATGTCATGGAGAGTCAGGTGTGGGACTCCACAAATCACAGCAGAAGTTTGAGCGTTTACAGACTGCTCAACTCTCCCAGATGATCAGtgcaattgtattttttttaatgcaggcaTACAGAGCAGGTTTTTAGTCACTCATCATTCTACTTACCCAAGAGCTTCACTGCCAGTTCACCAATCTCATCTTGGCCTCGTTGATTCAAGACATTAAACAGATCAGAGTGGGATGTCTTCATTTTGGGTTATCAATGTTCtttccctttctccttcccctcttctagaGGCCATTTGCCCCAGAGTCTAGGTTAACTAAACTCTCTGCATCCCTTAAAAACAGGCATTGTTGGTGCCCCACTGGCTTTCCTGGGCTAAAGACAGAATTTAATGGCAGACTTTCAAAAGAAAAAGTATGAAAGCCTTGTGACCATCTCACAAGCTTCTTGAGCTCTACCGTTCTGAGAAACAAATTATGAAATCTGTCTCAACAGTCTGCCTGGACAGCAACAGTGCATCACAGTGCTAGCTGAGTCAGtgcatttgcttttaaaaaaggctctttatttttttttataaacagagGGCCATGCACGTCCCAAGATCCACAGCACTGCTGTAGTGGGATATCAGTAGGAATTTTTTGGAAAAATAAGGACAGCAAGATCTATTGATTATGGAACTGAGTGGTGGAATTTATTATTTGGTGAGTGCCAGTAGCGtgcaagattttaaaatgtagtttggATGCAGTGGCATTTTTAAGAATGAATCCAGAGAAAGTTGTGAATGGATAACCTGCTCTGAGGGTGCACTATTTTACCGATAACTTGATTGCCAAGAACCGTTTTTCTTTAAGAAAGTTTTACAAAGCTATAAAATATTACAATGCAGAGAATATGTACTTTAAACAAGTCTTACCTAATGACAAGAACTACAAAGGTCAATGCAGTCAAGAATTTTAACCTGAGATCTGGAAGGATTAAGAACAATTGTCAGTTATTTGAGAGCtttcaccccctgccccaaataTCTAGCCATCCTTGGGGGAAACCCATTTGAAGGAAACACGAAGAAAGTACTGCTTACCAACATAAGGCATGTTGCGAAGCTCTGAACACGCCCTCACTATCAGGAACAAAAGGTACAAGATATATACAGTTGCCACCACAAGGAAGAAGATTTTCATTCCCTGCAATAGAAAAAACTATTATTTAGTTTTACTGAACAAGATTTATCCTATTCTTTCTTCCTTCAAATCCATCCCAGAGACAGAAACCACCATCTCCAAAAGCATGATCCATTTGTTCAGGGCAATTAGGCTGGAGGAAGGAAGCATGATACTCCCTTGTCTGTAGCAGAAGTGGCTGTGGTGGTTTTGTCAATTTTGGGATGTAGTGCAGTGGAGAGGGTGTTTCAAAGGCCACTTCTTTCAGTTGAAATAGTTCAAATCTCAGAAGTTTTCTAAAAATGGCCACACAGCTCTGAGAAGCAACAGGAGGCTGTACAGAACTGATTTCTCCTACAGAAGGGAAAATGGAGATTTACTGAGAAAGCCAAATGTTCTGAGAATAGAAGGTGGTGGAGAACTAGGAGGCCTAACAAGGAGCTCATTTTTGGCTCACTGAAAGGTAATGACTATATTTCTGATGAGATCCAAGATGCCCTGGGTGATTTCTAACCAGAAACTACTCAATTGCAAACAGTTCCAAATGGTCTTCCCTGTGGTGACAGCTCAACATTCACACTATGGTCTTCTTTCTTAATAGTGCAGTAGGCCTATAGACACACGCCTCTTCATCCAAAAGGAAACATTCCATGTTTCCAGTACAGAATATGCAATGGAGGGAGCATCTTTCTATAAACATACAAGTCCATTTTAAAGACATTTGCATTAGCCAaacaaaaaatctaaaaatatattttcactaTTTTAAGGAAAATTGTTCAGTCTTCAGATCTTCCATTCAGCACTAGGTGTTCTTTACAGTTTTACAGCAAAGAAAATAGTTACATTTCAGCCTGAAGAATATATAATATAACGTAATACTAAATACCTGCCAGATCTCTTCACACACCTCTTCCCCAGTCTTACCTGAGTGACATACAAAATCCATACGGAAGTGTCAAAAAAGTTTGATTCAAACTTACCTGAAAATTACCTGTGTCAACCCTGAACTGGTATGTTGGATCATGTAGTTCATTAACACTAGAAAAGATCAAAGATCAGGAAGTAATCACAGTTCTAATGGTATCAGGTTAAACCAGAAACATGCATTGACAAAAGACACTACTGGAATTCTAGTCTTGTTATACTGAGATTAtggatattgggccagatcctcagctggtgtaaactggtagtTATACTGATTTTAAATGGAGACACatggatttataccagctgaggatctgacccattgaTTTTACCTATCATGTATGTTGGGATTCTGAGTTTTCAGCTATTCTTTATTCATTTTCCGTATTTTTGGCTACTTTAAAACATAGTAATTTCCTACAAAACTTGGGTTTCACAGATTTATTGAGTTTGATTGGAGCAATGAAAaaatgcaggatcagactcttCACTCATTTATCAAGCATGTATCCGTTTTAGGACAGAAGGGCAGTCTCTGATTTCAATAGCATTTTCCTGAAGCTGCATAGCTTTCCACCTTAACTACCCCCTCATTtacttccccccaaaaaagcaaaaatataagAGGGACACAATTGTGGGTAATGTGCCTTAGAAAGCCACATCACCCAAATGGTGGGGTAGTTGTCTGGGAGCAGGATGTTTCTATCTTTATGTTAGCTTATCAAATTGGAAGgaattcagaaaagagcaacacaaattattCAAAGGTCAGAGGGACTGATACAAGAGGAAAAATTAAACATGTATTACTTGGCTAAACAACAGCTTGATGAGGTGAGTAGGACAGTTTACAAATATATGTAGAGTGTAAATACTGAGATGCGAGGTTCAGCATGGTCTAAGAGGGTATAGCACTTGGCATAATGGAATAAAATTGAACAAACCAACATATCCTATCAGTAAGGCCTCTGCCTGGCCTTTTCAAGAGAAGGGGAAGCTCTACTACTTGGAATCCTGTTCTAAATTGACCAAAACACTGGAGAATGTATTGTAGGGAGCCATTATGCACTGGCTGTGAAATTTATGTAGGTGTGTGTTATTAGGGCAGCCATTAGAGAGTTAGTCTCAGTTTACAAAATGGGAAGATCTGACAGAACTGGTGTAGCTCAATTTATCCATTTCCAGATCACAATCAAAACTTCAAAAGACAGACATCACTAATTGTAAACCACCTGCTCTTTCCTGAACAGCTTTTTCTCACTAAAACTTAGTGCAAATGGAAATTACTTACGTTTGCCATATTCCTAATGTAACACAGGCCAACCACAGAAGCCCAACGATAAAGAATTTGGGAAAATAGAATGTTAAGCATTTCCTTTCTCCCTGTTGGGGAAACAGAAGACAGGTTAAGAATATCTGAATTCACCTGAGAGAGAATGTTAGTTCTCAACACATTAAAATAGGAACATccatgtgacgttattgacatgaactatGACGGTATAGATCATTgatgcaaccaaggtcctatagtggcaccaaatctcgtacaaaggaggtcaatgtgtctatgaaaaggttatgatttgctggttatgattatgctatctgtatgcttgtatcatttttgtatttaaagttacaagtattggctctatactgtctgtatttcaaacttgtgctatgcttctgggtgacaccccagacagtttggcatcagcactgcctagcctgcttgatggcccattaaagaccatcagctatacaactgacccattgagagatggcagatacaccttatgactcagcaaggcttGCAGGGGCATGCCTACAGAGAGGACTCTAAGGCTTTcaggccatgtgctgggcagctttgttttggaacaaaggaagcacaggttgcatggcaagagactataaaaagcagctgcatcttctccattttgtcttcaatcctgcttcttacctctggaggaactgtgctacaaactgaagctctgaacaatggactgaatgacccacccAAGCTGCGGATGTGCTCCAGAGACTTTACTTAAGCCAgcaatttattccatcactgctaacaagcctgaaccaagaactttgccattactgtatgtaattaattccatgtaaccaattttaactctcatctatatttctttctttttatgaataaacctttagatgtTAGATTCTAAacgattggcaacagcgtgattttgggtaagatctgactggtATATTGACCTAGGTCTGGAGCttagtcctttgggatcaggagaaccttttttcttttactggtatactggttttcataaccattcatccccataaggagtggcgCTAGTAGTGACACtgagaaactggagtgtctgaggaaTTGCTTGcctgacttctggttagccagtggggtaaaaccgaggtcctctctgtttggctggttggtGTGCCTCAGCAGTGAAGGAACcacagccttgggctgtaactgccctgctctaagcaatttgtcctgaattgatattCTCAGTAGTGTCCCGCCTAAGGCCACTTTGTTACAAGCCATACTTTGGGTTCACTCCCAAAAAAGCAGCATCTGCAATTTATTTTGCAAGATCCAAAGCTCACTACAGAGTGTATAAAAACTGTTATAATCACATGTATGTTAAAACAAAGTGAGGATATTACAAGATCTGACACACTTCATTGATTCTGCAGCTACAAAATCCACTTCTTTCCTTAAAATTGTGCTCCAGAATTTgagttctctttttttatttttttaagattgtAAAATGTATGATTGCAAAAAAATAGCTTTCCAAATATGAACCAAGTGGAAACTACCGCAGAGTTGCTCTGCAACTAGTCTAGAATAAGAGCTGAGAAGGTGTGAACCATGCCAATAAGGTTCTGCCAGAATAGCTCAGTATTTCACTGCTAATCATTTTAGCCTCAAAGTCACATGACAGCATTCTCTATGCCGGTCCcggagatctccctgacacagtttaaggaaggcagcaagccgatccctggtatcaaaaaagtggagaaacactgctctataaCAGAGCCCTGTCTCTTCCCTAGCACAAGGGACAAAGCACCCAAATGGCTAACCACAAATCACATATTCAGGTCATAATGCAAACAGTATAACACTACATCAGGCTTTCACAACAGCTTAGTCACTCTGTGAATCCATTAAACAATGAGCCAGAATATATAAAACAACTGATCTGAAATAAAATGGAAGAATTGAGTTTAGCATACGGGACAGAATAAAAAGTCACATTACACTGTGTATAGAATTAGTTTTGTGAACACTTTCATATTAGGCATGATTTCATTTTGTTAACCACTTGGAAAAAGTGTACCACATAAATCAgggagaaaaattaaaactacATAATGCAAAACTGAATTAATGCTAATATCTCTGCAGCAAGTACTGAGTAATTGTCCTCTCCTTACCTGCACTCTTATCCCATGGTAGACACAGAGCCAGAACAGCAGCAGTGCACACAGAAACACTGACTGAAAGAGGTCATCAAGCATTCCAGGAAACCAACTGTTCACCAAGaatgagagggggaaaaatggATCTGTAACAGAATGGAAGAAAAATCatagaattttattttctttttcaattttaCCCGTTAATCAAAGGTGGAAAAAACCCAAAGAGTCTTCAGAGAACAAGCAGATTTTTCAAAATCTTAGAAAGTAAGTGGCACTGCAGTTGGTTAAATCTGAAAGTTCATAACAAATACAAGGCACCTCCAACCGGTACTCCTCCCTGTGCTAAGCAATCACTTTAAGATTTTCCCCAAGATTTCCAGTAGAGTTCATGTTTTGTTAGCCCTTTAGTTAGAGGGCACCTACTACACAACTGTTTCTTGCTGGTTGCCTAAAGTCAGGTCTCAGTGTAGTTCTAGTGTTAAAGTTCCTGGGGACATgtaacacagctgctgctgcctgagcaGTCCCTCATGGCCAGAGTTCCCTTTGCAGCAAGCCCCCTCTGTTCTCTCTCATCAGGACCACTTACAGACTCCCCACAGACTCCAGCTGGGGCTGGTTTAATGCCCGCAAACAGTCCCATCAATAAAGTCCATCACTGCAATCCAAAGGTTCATACTTCTCTCTGGCTCTTCTGCCATCCATAGCCTGTTCTTCACAAGGTTGCTTCTCATAACTGTCTCTCCCGAGATTTTAGCTTTCCAGCTCTGGCTCACTTCTCCTGTCAACGTCTCTCCCCTATTCTGAGGGAGAAGGCAGTCTATTCACTGGCCTCCTGTGAAGAGCTCCTCCTAACTGCCTGGAAGTGAGGGGAGCTCTGCCCCACCTTACACTACAAGGCCTGGGCCCTTAAAAGGAACAGTGTCCTGGTGCTTTCCTCCCACCCAACTTCTAATTCCCTGGGATGGTCTCCTCTCTTCTGCCACCATGCCACTTCCTGGGTCTTGGTTCATTCAAATTCCTTGGAACAGGGTCCTCTGGGCCACCTCTTAAAAGAGCCAGTACACCTCATTACAGGGCCAAATGCTATTTTGATATCTACTGGATCTCTAGCAATTTGGCTTGGTTTACAAGCTAGAGACTAAAAGCAACCTCCATGCTTAATTGAAGAGCTACTGGTATCTCAGTGCCTCCAGAGAGATGCTCAGTTAAATGCAGAGGCTGGATAATACTACCACCTTTAAAACTGATAATACAACATTTATCTGATTcagaattttaaacaaacaggaaCAACATTTATTTGAAAGACTGAAAGGAAATGAAACCCATCTGATTATCATGGCGTCTGGCCTATTGAAAAGAAGGGATTTATTTGtatgtttttaaagaaattcaGTGAGTACATAGCTGAATTTTTATAAGCAGTCACATATTTTAAAGGGGTCAAGCTGATTGCAAGAGAACCCTACAAAAATGgcataatatatatacacacacacaaataccatTGTAAAGCAGCaacaggggaaggaggatggacATCCATTTCTGTTCAATTCCCCAGTCCCTCATGGAAAATTTCCGGAGGGAATGTGCAAACAgacactgcaaaaaaaaccaaaaattttaTTGGCAACTGCCAGTTACTATATTACATACATCAACCTTCATCTATCTTGTCCTTCCTAGCCTTAGCAGAGCTAACAGAGACTAATACACTAACAATGTTACTCAAAAGGAAGTGTGCTCTGTTGAGTAGACTTTATCACTGGGAGTCAGGTCTCCAAGGTTCTATTTCTCATTCTGATatgttgtgtgaccttgagcaagttacttaacctctgGGACAGCCTGAAATGGAAACCAGCTGCTACTGCACAAATCAGCATCATTTGTGTGATGCTGCCAATTTACTGTTTGATATTACTATATAGACTATAACAACATACCAATatctgcctaagctagccaacaaACTTCACTGACA is a window encoding:
- the TMEM181 gene encoding transmembrane protein 181 isoform X3, yielding MRLYTLSKRHFVLVFVVFFICFGLTVFIGIAGPSVIESTAVTAKLNNLKMRPFKLNSKPLSTYNQQLWLTCVIQLDQPDESSFKTNVTMTVKIRGVEENGSSSFINKQVYNRTRMLNCAQKCAEIIVVHLGYLTYTQYEVMVGFEDLNKLMYPIKNVNFTWKTYNPSFSQVEIWFRFVFVVLTFMVTCLFAHSLRKFSMRDWGIEQKWMSILLPLLLLYNDPFFPLSFLVNSWFPGMLDDLFQSVFLCALLLFWLCVYHGIRVQGERKCLTFYFPKFFIVGLLWLACVTLGIWQTVNELHDPTYQFRVDTGNFQGMKIFFLVVATVYILYLLFLIVRACSELRNMPYVDLRLKFLTALTFVVLVISIVILYLRFGARVLQDNFVAELSTHYQNSAEFLSFYGLLNFYLYTLAFVYSPSKNALYESQLKDNPAFSMLNDSDDDVIYGSDYEEMPLQNGQAIRAKYKEESDSD